Proteins encoded together in one Papaver somniferum cultivar HN1 unplaced genomic scaffold, ASM357369v1 unplaced-scaffold_21, whole genome shotgun sequence window:
- the LOC113339227 gene encoding 30S ribosomal protein S6 alpha, chloroplastic-like, with amino-acid sequence MATSSLSLASTSFSSPKFLSTSSSSLVSFTPQLLFQNKSSNFNKVEILRRTHESLSVKALTLDFSGSFFEGGVGEDDESPSSGGILGATEEKEEPQCPPGLRQYETMAVLRPDMTEDERLTLTQKYEELIVAGGGMYVEVFNRGVIPLAYSIKKKNKAGETNTYLDGIYLLFTYFTKPESITALEARLIRDDDVIRSSSFKIRKRKY; translated from the exons ATGGCAACATCATCACTTTCATTAGCTTCCACTTCCTTCTCATCCCCTAAATTTCTctcaacttcttcatcatctctcgTGTCATTCACACCTCAACTTCTCTTTCAAAACAAATCTTCTAATTTCAACAAAGTTGAGATTCTGAGAAGAACCCATGAAAGCTTATCAGTTAAAGcattaaccttagatttttcagGTTCATTCTTTGAAGGAGGTGTTGGAGAAGATGATGAATCACCATCATCTGGTGGTATTTTAGGTGCTactgaagagaaagaagaaccTCAATGTCCACCTGGTTTGAGACAATACGAAACTATGGCTGTTTTGAGACCTGATATGACCGAAGATGAACGTCTTACTCTTACCCAGAAGTATGAAGAG TTGATTGTTGCTGGTGGTGGAATGTATGTCGAGGTATTTAACAGAGGAGTGATTCCGCTTGCATACAGCATCAAAAAGAAGAACAAGGCAGGAGAAACCAACACCTATTTGGATGGTATCTATCTACTTTTTACCTATTTTACCAAACCAGAGTCCATAACTGCTCTGGAGGCCCGCCTCATTAGAGATGATGACGTTATCCGATCATCCAGCTTCAAGATCAGAAAGAGGAAGTACTAG
- the LOC113339550 gene encoding protein FAR-RED IMPAIRED RESPONSE 1-like, translated as MTCTSKDCRNMVDKLRRIRLGEGDAAAILKYFAKMSTQNSGFYYKVDLDEEGHLDKVFWADGRSREAYKEFGDVISFDTTYLVNKYNMPFAPFVGVNHHGQSILLGSGLVSHENSDSFEWLFSQWLDCMSGHAPPAIITDQDLAMKKAVKIVLPNSRHRWCLWHVMKKLSEKFKSYKNYDRIKYSMKKVVYDTQYPSEFETKWKEMIDKYNLSNNEWLKDLYEDKERWVPCYLKGTFWAGMSSTQRSESMNSFFDGYLRPQTTLKQLVEQYELALRDKVEKEAIADAESASKMITTATEFDMDKQIQEIYTLSKYKEFQTELVKKIYCEIIRQVEEDPVGTFKYVVRESVWFKRFDKQKIKKLVNFDVIFHSKDCEVACSCQNFSFRGILCRHAISILTRQGIELLPEKYIVRRWRRDVKRSHTSMKVNVNFWENPVERERYNSLTILFSEVADMAVKNGDEFDSIKHWLVKKLEMLKKQKESAEIEPKSLSTSECKEGEETDVIEKNGEENNLHEEAMDLVGVGVLDPTSKRQKGRPRSTAYKNTWKPSNKNYSTNDASVSNEGDGDVALEVPTMTKKKRGRPPGSKNKNQNMNTNLAGDGIVQQSQATYATQESVVSNGVPPQAPVYQPWGLYPIPHSNYAGLTMDPNAVTQGSSFSYLSAVLNPWMFGGQFG; from the exons ATGACTTGTACATCTAAGGATTGCAGAAATATGGTTGATAAGCTAAGGCGTATAAGGCTTGGGGAAGGAGATGCCGCTGCAATTCTTAAATATTTTGCAAAGATGAGTACGCAAAATTCTGGTTTCTATTATAAGGTGGATTTAGATGAGGAGGGTCACTTGGATAAGGTGTTTTGGGCAGATGGTAGGTCTAGAGAAGCATATAAGGAATTCGGCGACGTTATCTCATTTGACACTACATACTTGgtgaacaagtataatatgcccTTTGCCCCATTTGTAGGGGTAAATCACCATGGACAGTCGATATTACTTGGGTCTGGGTTGGTTTCCCATGAAAATTCTGATTCATTTGAGTGGTTATTTTCTCAGTGGCTTGATTGTATGTCTGGACATGCACCTCCAGCAATAATTACTGACCAGGATCTGGCCATGAAAAAGGCAGTAAAAATTGTATTGCCAAATAGCAGGCATAGATGGTGTTTATGGCATGTGATGAAAAAGTTGTCGGAGAAGTTTAAAAGCTATAAAAACTATGACCGCATTAAGTATTCAATGAAGAAGGTAGTATATGATACACAATATCCGTCGGAATTCGAAACTAAATGGAAGGAAATGATAGATAAGTATAACTTGTCCAATAATGAGTGGTTAAAGGATTTGTATGAAGATAAGGAGCGTTGGGTACCTTGTTATTTGAAAGGAACTTTTTGGGCTGGAATGTCCTCTACACAAAGGTCTGAAAGTATGAATTCATTTTTCGACGGATACCTCCGTCCACAAACAACTCTAAAACAGCTTGTAGAGCAATATGAGCTGGCATTAAGGGACAAGGTAGAAAAAGAAGCTATAGCTGATGCAGAGTCTGCTTCCAAAATGATAACTACTGCCACTGAGTTTGATATGGATAAACAGATTCAGGAAATATATACTTTATCAAAATACAAAGAGTTCCAAACAGAATTAGTGAAGAAAATTTACTGTGAAATAATCCGTCAAGTAGAGGAGGATCCAGTAGGAACATTCAAATATGTGGTTCGTGAAAGTGTGTGGTTTAAAAGGTTTGACAAACAGAAAATTAAGAAATTGGTTAACTTTGATGTGATTTTTCATTCAAAAGACTGTGAAGTTGCTTGCAGTTGCCAGAATTTTAGTTTTAGAGGAATTCTCTGCAGACATGCTATTAGTATATTAACCCGTCAAGGAATAGAGTTACTAcctgaaaaatatattgttagaagatggagaagagatgtGAAAAGATCCCACACATCTATGAAGGTTAATGTCAATTTTTGGGAGAATCCTGTTGAACGTGAACGTTATAATAGTTTGACTATTTTGTTCAGTGAGGTTGCAGACATGGCAGTAAAAAATGGTGATGAATTCGATAGTATTAAACATTGGTTGGTCAAGAAGCTGGAGATGttaaagaaacaaaaagaaagtgCTGAGATTGAACCAAAAAGTCTTTCCACCAGTGAGTGTAAAGAAGGGGAAGAAACAGATGTGATAGAAAAAAATGGGGAAGAAAATAATTTGCATGAAGAAGCCATGGATTTAGTTGGAGTGGGTGTACTTGATCCTACAAGTAAGAGACAGAAAGGAAGACCACGAAGCACGGCATATAAAAATACATGGAAACCTAGTAACAAGAATTATTCAACCAATGATGCAAGTGTATCTAATGAAGGTGATGGAGATGTAGCTTTGGAAGTTCCTACTATGACGAAAAAGAAACGAGGCAGACCTCCAGGTAGCAAAAATAAGAACCAAAATATGAACACCAATCTGGCAGGTGATGGAATTGTGCAG CAATCTCAAGCAACATATGCCACACAAGAGAGTGTCGTGTCCAATGGAGTACCACCACAAGCGCCTGTATACCAACCATGGGGATTATATCCAATTCCCCATTCAAATTATGCAGGACTGACGATG GACCCGAATGCAGTGACTCAAGGGTCGTCGTTTTCTTATCTGTCCGCCGTGCTTAATCCATGGATGTTTGGAGGACAGTTTGGATAA